DNA from Elusimicrobiota bacterium:
AAAGTTGGCGCAAGAAAACATTCGTGTTTTAGGAAATGATGTTCTTCACGATGAATGGCGGGAAATTAGTGAAAGTGAAGTCCAAGAATCACGAAAATACTGTCAAAGGATACTCGAAGATTTTTATAGCGATCGAGCAACCGTTGAACGTATCTTAAAGTCAAAGGATAGATCGCCCGGGGAAAATGTCAAAAAATGAACTATTGACGGAAAATAGTTACACAAAACTATTTTCCGATCTGCGGAAATTGTGGGAGGTGGGAAAGGCCCGGGCGCGGTCGGCGGTTAATTACCAGTTGTTGGCCACCTACTGGGAAATAGGTGGGCGGATTGCCATGGAAAATCTGACGGCCAATGTTGGATATGAAAAGGCGGTCTTGGCTCGACTAGCCAAGGACATGCAGACCGATGTGACCACCCTTTACCGTTGCATCCAGTTCCATGGCGTATACAAAGCTGTTCCCCGGAGTGATTTTTTAAGTTGGAGCCATTACCGCGTCCTCCTGGCAATTAAAGATTCGACCGAGCGGCGAAAATTCAGTGACCTTGCCGAAAAAAACCGTTGGACTCGGGATCAATTACTGGAAGCGGTGGAGTCCGCGGGAAAGGATGTCCCCACCGATGGGTCATCAAAGAAATTAAAGCGCCCAACAACGGTTGGCTATGTTTTTAAAGGGATTGTGCTTGATGTGGTTGACGGCGACACATTGGTGCTCGATATTGATTGTGGTTTCGATATTAAGAAGAAGCAACGCATTCGGTTGTCAGGGATAAATTCACCGGAAATCAACACAACAGAAGGCCAAGACGCGGCGACATTTGTTCGAAATCAACTGGCCCAAGCCCCCTTTGTTGTAGTCCGGACCACAAAAGTTGACATCAACGGAAGATTCTTGGGAGATGTGTTCTATAGCTTT
Protein-coding regions in this window:
- a CDS encoding thermonuclease family protein, with the protein product MSKNELLTENSYTKLFSDLRKLWEVGKARARSAVNYQLLATYWEIGGRIAMENLTANVGYEKAVLARLAKDMQTDVTTLYRCIQFHGVYKAVPRSDFLSWSHYRVLLAIKDSTERRKFSDLAEKNRWTRDQLLEAVESAGKDVPTDGSSKKLKRPTTVGYVFKGIVLDVVDGDTLVLDIDCGFDIKKKQRIRLSGINSPEINTTEGQDAATFVRNQLAQAPFVVVRTTKVDINGRFLGDVFYSFDSKANIEEVYRGGRYLNQELLSREMGDRM